One genomic segment of Paenibacillus xylanexedens includes these proteins:
- a CDS encoding DUF5693 family protein: MRQKWLYWNNASRKWLWLVVIIGLVASIPVISDRVQTESSAKKVELVFNYRGLLDISAYQAHPQDFMNEQLTRLKDAGVTTMAVFESTLDELRKTRRLMVYNGQDLANLTKDVIPSNANYTYVLFTSEENAQTYTPIIEQTFADRQIPVVPWEYEGRSGLILQTPPENANMQPLQPDPVAVKMLRDKGFYILPRISDSVPYSQESMERLLTFFEENGVKRILFDGDAVKGYNDNAEMKSLDQFAQLLNKHNIGLAAIENLKKPQSGFETLAYKTDYNVTRLYSLSDGDANLDVDTIADRFVLATKDRNIRMLYMNASPSRNTAKAMITDPIENLINSLGEPGHAVERMAKHGFELGQAEAFTVKDSSIQRYAKLVALVGAIAMIALMVSYFIPLLTLIAFAVALVGSAGLFLLKPTLLEQGIALLVAIAAPTIAMVLAVRTVNYQQQRQPDASAGRRLKQTLVLYVRTSILSFLAVPFVIALLNSITYSLVINQFRGVSLLHFAPMALVAIYIVFYRGSGSFSIKKIKEMLRMPINVLMVVLALVAAVVGYYYLSRTGNSGSVTPLEMFLRTTLEDTFGVRPRFKEFMLGHPLFIVGVFAALKYRKVIFVLIIAAIGQLSMVDTFAHIHTPAVLSLIRGVMGLGLGLIFGIIAVGVWQVAEGCWKKWSPLLKS, translated from the coding sequence GTGCGTCAAAAATGGCTTTATTGGAATAACGCTTCTCGGAAGTGGTTGTGGCTCGTCGTTATTATCGGTCTGGTTGCGTCCATCCCTGTCATCAGTGATCGGGTGCAGACAGAATCTTCTGCCAAAAAGGTGGAGCTTGTCTTCAATTATCGGGGTCTGCTGGATATCTCAGCGTATCAGGCACATCCGCAAGATTTCATGAATGAACAATTGACTCGTCTAAAAGACGCAGGCGTAACAACGATGGCTGTGTTCGAAAGTACATTGGACGAGCTGAGAAAAACACGCCGACTAATGGTGTACAACGGCCAGGATCTCGCAAACCTGACCAAAGATGTGATCCCTTCTAATGCAAATTACACGTATGTGTTATTTACATCGGAGGAAAACGCACAGACGTATACCCCTATTATTGAACAAACGTTCGCTGATCGGCAGATTCCGGTAGTACCTTGGGAATATGAAGGTCGAAGCGGCTTAATATTGCAGACTCCTCCGGAGAATGCCAACATGCAGCCTTTGCAGCCCGATCCGGTTGCCGTGAAGATGCTGCGTGATAAAGGTTTCTACATTTTGCCGCGGATCTCGGACAGTGTGCCATACAGCCAGGAATCAATGGAGCGCTTGCTTACCTTCTTCGAAGAGAATGGCGTAAAGCGCATCTTGTTTGATGGTGATGCTGTGAAAGGGTACAATGATAATGCAGAGATGAAGAGTCTCGACCAATTCGCACAGTTGCTGAACAAGCACAATATTGGTCTTGCAGCCATTGAGAACTTGAAGAAACCGCAGTCTGGATTCGAGACCCTTGCTTATAAAACGGATTACAACGTTACGCGTCTGTACTCGCTTAGTGATGGAGATGCCAATCTGGACGTAGACACGATTGCTGACCGTTTTGTTCTCGCAACCAAGGATCGTAACATTCGTATGCTCTATATGAATGCATCGCCAAGCCGGAATACAGCAAAGGCCATGATTACAGATCCAATTGAGAATCTGATCAACAGCCTGGGTGAGCCGGGTCATGCGGTAGAACGCATGGCGAAGCATGGATTCGAGCTAGGACAAGCTGAGGCATTTACAGTTAAGGATTCGTCGATTCAGCGTTATGCCAAGCTGGTTGCTCTTGTTGGTGCAATTGCGATGATTGCACTTATGGTTTCTTATTTTATCCCACTACTGACCTTGATCGCATTTGCGGTTGCTCTGGTGGGCAGTGCAGGATTGTTCCTCTTGAAACCAACGCTGCTGGAGCAAGGAATCGCCTTGCTTGTGGCAATCGCCGCGCCGACCATAGCGATGGTGCTGGCCGTTCGTACAGTGAACTATCAGCAACAGCGTCAACCCGACGCATCTGCGGGTCGTCGTTTGAAACAGACATTAGTTTTATATGTAAGAACTTCGATTCTGTCATTCCTGGCGGTACCTTTTGTCATCGCATTGCTTAACAGTATTACGTACAGTCTGGTGATTAACCAGTTCCGCGGCGTGAGTCTGTTGCACTTTGCACCTATGGCACTGGTAGCGATTTATATTGTGTTTTATCGTGGTTCAGGTTCGTTCTCTATTAAGAAAATTAAAGAAATGCTTCGTATGCCAATTAATGTGTTAATGGTTGTTTTGGCGCTTGTTGCTGCCGTTGTTGGGTACTATTACTTGAGCCGTACAGGCAACTCGGGTTCAGTAACACCATTAGAGATGTTCCTTCGTACCACGTTGGAAGATACGTTCGGTGTACGTCCGAGATTCAAAGAATTTATGCTGGGACACCCGCTGTTTATCGTTGGCGTGTTCGCCGCTTTAAAATATCGTAAAGTCATCTTTGTGCTCATTATTGCAGCGATTGGACAGTTGTCCATGGTGGATACGTTCGCGCATATCCATACGCCGGCTGTATTGTCACTCATTCGTGGAGTGATGGGATTGGGACTTGGCTTAATCTTCGGTATCATTGCTGTGGGTGTGTGGCAAGTAGCGGAAGGATGTTGGAAAAAATGGTCACCACTTCTCAAAAGTTAG
- a CDS encoding phospho-sugar mutase, with the protein MEQLSTVAAETLQQWLEDASIDEATKQELRDLQDQPKELEERFYRNLEFGTGGLRGVIGAGSNRMNRYTVGRATQGFARYLLEQHGDQEGKPSVVIAHDSRHFSPEFTLDAALVLAGNGIVAKLFPSLRSTPELSFAVRHQKATGGIVVTASHNPPEYNGYKVYNHEGGQLVPDEAEKVIQYIQEVPSLADVKKLTQEEAEAQGLLIWLGEDQDQAFVDTVASRSLSRELIQSGIGRDFKIVYTPLHGTGNIPVRRVLEQIGFEQVHIVAEQEQPDAEFSTVKSPNPEEREAFTLAMKLGESVGADILIGTDPDADRMGAVVKDNDGKYFVLSGNQSGAIMVHYLLSRLQETGTLPSNGAVVKTIVTSEMGAVIAEHYGAEVMNTLTGFKYIGEKMNQFEATGSHTFLFGYEESYGYLSGNYARDKDAVLASMLIAEAAAYYKSQGKTLYDVLQELYNQFGYFLEKLKSRTLKGKDGVAQIQAKMTDWRSNPPQEVAGIAVQDVLDYSLGLDGLPKENVLKFILADGSWFCLRPSGTEPKIKVYFAVRGENLEDAESRIERLVTIVMSRVDAQ; encoded by the coding sequence ATGGAACAGTTAAGCACAGTAGCAGCAGAGACGTTGCAGCAATGGTTGGAGGATGCTTCGATTGATGAAGCAACGAAACAGGAGCTTCGTGACTTGCAGGATCAGCCGAAAGAGCTGGAGGAACGTTTTTACAGAAACCTGGAGTTTGGTACAGGGGGATTACGCGGGGTCATTGGTGCGGGAAGTAACCGGATGAACCGTTACACCGTAGGTCGGGCAACGCAAGGATTTGCGCGTTATTTGCTTGAGCAGCATGGTGACCAAGAAGGCAAACCTTCTGTTGTCATTGCTCATGATTCCCGTCATTTCTCACCTGAATTCACACTGGATGCTGCGCTTGTACTGGCTGGAAACGGCATTGTAGCCAAGCTGTTCCCATCCCTGCGTTCAACTCCTGAGTTGTCATTCGCGGTGCGTCATCAGAAGGCAACTGGCGGGATCGTTGTAACAGCGAGCCATAACCCACCGGAATATAACGGCTACAAAGTATACAATCATGAGGGCGGTCAATTGGTACCGGATGAAGCGGAAAAAGTCATTCAGTACATCCAGGAAGTGCCTTCCCTTGCTGACGTGAAGAAACTGACGCAAGAAGAAGCAGAAGCTCAGGGGCTCTTGATCTGGTTGGGTGAAGACCAAGATCAAGCGTTTGTGGATACCGTAGCAAGTCGCAGTCTGAGCCGCGAACTGATCCAATCCGGCATTGGCCGTGATTTCAAAATCGTTTACACACCGCTTCACGGAACAGGTAACATCCCTGTACGTCGCGTGTTGGAGCAGATCGGATTCGAGCAAGTGCATATTGTAGCCGAACAAGAACAGCCGGATGCTGAGTTCTCTACCGTGAAATCCCCTAACCCGGAAGAACGCGAAGCGTTTACGCTTGCAATGAAGCTGGGAGAATCCGTAGGCGCTGACATTCTGATCGGAACAGATCCGGATGCAGACCGTATGGGTGCTGTCGTGAAAGACAATGATGGCAAATATTTCGTCTTGTCCGGTAACCAGTCTGGTGCCATTATGGTACATTACCTGCTCAGTCGCCTGCAAGAGACAGGTACACTGCCAAGCAACGGTGCAGTTGTCAAAACAATCGTAACAAGTGAGATGGGTGCTGTCATTGCCGAACATTACGGTGCAGAAGTGATGAACACACTGACAGGCTTCAAATATATCGGTGAAAAAATGAACCAGTTCGAAGCAACAGGCAGTCATACATTCTTGTTCGGATATGAAGAGAGTTATGGCTACCTTTCCGGCAACTATGCCCGTGACAAGGATGCTGTCCTTGCCTCGATGCTGATTGCTGAAGCAGCTGCGTATTATAAGAGCCAAGGCAAGACGTTGTATGATGTTTTGCAAGAGTTGTACAACCAATTCGGATATTTCTTGGAGAAGCTGAAGTCCCGTACGCTGAAAGGCAAAGACGGCGTAGCTCAGATTCAAGCCAAAATGACGGACTGGCGTTCCAATCCACCACAAGAAGTAGCGGGAATTGCTGTACAAGATGTGCTGGACTACTCCCTTGGTCTGGACGGTCTTCCGAAGGAGAACGTACTGAAGTTCATTTTGGCAGACGGTTCATGGTTCTGCTTGCGCCCTTCTGGGACAGAACCGAAGATCAAAGTATACTTCGCCGTGCGTGGAGAGAATTTGGAAGATGCGGAAAGCCGGATCGAGCGTCTGGTGACTATAGTGATGTCGCGTGTAGACGCACAATAA
- the fabZ gene encoding 3-hydroxyacyl-ACP dehydratase FabZ produces MLDIKQIQEIIPHRPPFLLVDKILEIEDGKRAVGLKNVTINEPFFIGHFPEYPVMPGVLITEALAQVGAVAILNLEGNKGKIGFLAGLDNFRFRGQVVPGDTLILEVEITRLKGSIGKGKATARVNDKVVAEGEIMFALSDPS; encoded by the coding sequence GTGCTCGATATCAAACAGATTCAAGAAATCATCCCGCACCGCCCCCCGTTTCTGCTGGTGGACAAGATTCTAGAGATTGAGGATGGCAAACGTGCCGTTGGTTTGAAAAACGTAACCATTAACGAACCTTTCTTCATTGGTCATTTCCCAGAGTATCCGGTAATGCCGGGTGTACTGATTACAGAAGCGCTGGCGCAAGTTGGTGCAGTAGCCATTCTGAATTTGGAAGGCAACAAAGGAAAAATCGGCTTTTTGGCGGGACTGGACAACTTCCGATTCCGTGGACAAGTTGTGCCCGGAGATACGTTGATTCTGGAAGTGGAGATTACACGTCTCAAGGGTTCTATCGGTAAAGGTAAAGCAACTGCCCGAGTGAACGACAAAGTGGTCGCTGAAGGCGAGATTATGTTTGCACTGTCTGACCCAAGCTGA
- a CDS encoding DNA-directed RNA polymerase subunit beta, translating into MTETQQQNSKPEKKEVKKKKSGWRIARWFLVPVLLVLALAGGMVAGYVVLGKQDIGSVWQWSTWEHVYNLVFAP; encoded by the coding sequence ATGACAGAAACACAGCAGCAGAACAGTAAGCCGGAGAAAAAGGAAGTCAAGAAGAAGAAGAGTGGATGGCGCATCGCAAGATGGTTCCTGGTTCCGGTCCTGCTTGTTCTTGCCCTTGCTGGCGGAATGGTAGCTGGATATGTGGTACTGGGCAAACAGGATATCGGTTCCGTATGGCAATGGAGTACATGGGAACATGTATATAATCTGGTATTCGCTCCATAA
- a CDS encoding flagellar hook-basal body protein, translating to MNNSMISAKVSMTAIQQRLDVISDNIANVNTAGYKSKQAAFEDVLTRVQQQPDKYKLDGRSTPMGYNLGFGARLADVTKDMSQGPLNETGLPTDLAIEGNAMFAVEANGEKMWTCQGAFHFVPDTRPKPTPNSPDMMVMVNGEGHFALDRQGNRITAPNNSKVAFDENGNLLIRRGNEANATIGAQLQVVDIERPEGLVQYADNLFGMDAGLTEDDVFGANAATRQAAALIRPGFLEQSNVDLTQEMSLLMQGQRTYQLAAKALTSSDSMLGLANNMRA from the coding sequence ATGAATAATTCCATGATTAGTGCCAAGGTGTCCATGACTGCGATACAGCAGCGTCTGGATGTCATTTCCGATAATATTGCCAACGTGAATACGGCAGGCTATAAGAGCAAGCAAGCGGCCTTCGAGGATGTGCTGACCCGGGTTCAACAACAACCGGACAAGTACAAACTGGATGGACGTTCCACACCGATGGGATATAACCTCGGTTTTGGTGCTCGTTTGGCAGATGTAACGAAGGATATGTCTCAAGGCCCCTTGAACGAGACTGGCCTTCCGACCGATCTGGCCATTGAGGGAAATGCCATGTTTGCAGTTGAAGCAAATGGGGAGAAAATGTGGACATGTCAGGGTGCATTTCATTTTGTACCTGATACAAGACCTAAGCCTACTCCGAATTCACCTGATATGATGGTGATGGTCAATGGCGAAGGCCACTTTGCCTTGGATCGTCAAGGCAATCGTATTACGGCACCGAATAATAGCAAAGTTGCTTTTGATGAAAATGGCAACCTGTTAATCCGACGCGGTAATGAGGCAAACGCAACCATTGGAGCACAGCTGCAAGTGGTAGACATTGAACGCCCTGAGGGGCTGGTACAGTATGCGGATAACCTGTTTGGTATGGATGCGGGATTAACCGAGGATGATGTGTTTGGCGCCAACGCAGCTACACGTCAAGCGGCTGCCTTGATCCGTCCAGGATTTCTGGAGCAATCCAATGTAGATCTGACACAGGAGATGTCTTTGCTTATGCAAGGACAGCGGACATATCAGCTGGCGGCAAAGGCGCTAACTTCAAGTGATTCCATGTTGGGTCTTGCCAACAATATGAGAGCGTAA
- a CDS encoding flagellar hook-basal body protein yields MLRGLYTATAGMITQQRRHDTATQNIVNMNTTGYKQVNSVSRSFPEMLITLVGGDANLPTKRLGKLNTGVFAEESLSMNLQGTIMETGQKNDFSISSNMTVNDPQTGQPVPFDASGKFVRADGTVTYQPQAYFTVQDAEGNTGYTRDGHFEITGTGQLLSSTGSQVLDNNGQPVVLTGSVEQFKVDEQGRLVDAATGAPTGVTLGISVIDQPNQLVRQGNGNFSLSDANGATSRVMAAGDNVQIRQGYLEGSNVDASQATVDMNAAFRAYEANQKVVQFYDRSLDKAVNEVGRV; encoded by the coding sequence ATGTTAAGAGGTCTGTACACCGCTACTGCGGGAATGATTACGCAACAACGCCGCCATGACACAGCAACACAGAATATCGTAAATATGAACACCACGGGATATAAACAAGTGAACAGCGTAAGCCGTTCCTTCCCGGAAATGCTCATTACTTTGGTAGGCGGAGATGCAAATCTTCCAACAAAGCGGCTGGGCAAGCTGAACACGGGGGTGTTCGCGGAAGAGAGTTTGTCCATGAATTTGCAGGGGACCATTATGGAGACTGGGCAGAAAAATGATTTTTCCATTTCATCCAATATGACTGTCAATGATCCGCAGACTGGACAACCTGTCCCGTTTGACGCATCAGGCAAATTTGTACGGGCCGACGGCACGGTGACTTACCAGCCTCAGGCGTATTTTACAGTTCAGGATGCAGAAGGTAACACCGGATATACACGCGATGGTCACTTCGAGATTACTGGAACGGGACAATTGCTGAGTTCAACAGGCTCACAAGTGTTGGATAATAATGGACAACCTGTAGTGTTGACAGGTTCTGTGGAGCAATTTAAAGTGGATGAGCAAGGCCGTTTGGTAGATGCAGCAACGGGTGCACCAACAGGGGTTACTCTTGGCATTAGTGTCATTGACCAGCCGAATCAACTGGTTCGTCAAGGTAATGGCAACTTCAGTCTCAGCGATGCAAACGGGGCAACGTCCCGGGTGATGGCAGCTGGTGATAATGTGCAGATCCGTCAGGGTTACCTGGAAGGTTCCAATGTGGATGCCTCACAGGCAACGGTTGATATGAACGCCGCATTCCGGGCGTATGAAGCCAACCAGAAGGTCGTACAATTCTACGACCGCAGTCTGGATAAAGCCGTCAATGAAGTCGGGCGTGTATAA
- a CDS encoding rod shape-determining protein encodes MFSKDIGIDLGTANVLIHVKGSGVVLDEPSVVTIERDTKRVLAVGEEARRMVGRTPGNIVAIRPLRDGVIADFEITEAMLRHFINRVGARSWYSHPRILICAPTNITSVEQKAIREAAERSGAKEVFLEEEPKAAAIGAGMDIFQPSGNMVVDIGGGTTDVAVLSMGDVVTASSIKVAGDKFDEAIIKFIKAKYKLMIGERTAEDIKIAIGTVHPGGHQTEMDIRGRDMVSGLPVTVTISGNEVQEALWDSVQSIIVAAKSVLERTPPELSADIIDRGVVLTGGGALLNGLDELLSNELHVPVWVAEDPMHCVVKGTGIMLNNLDQVVKKKF; translated from the coding sequence ATGTTTAGCAAGGATATCGGTATTGATCTTGGCACGGCGAACGTGCTTATTCACGTGAAAGGAAGTGGGGTTGTCCTCGATGAACCTTCCGTCGTGACCATTGAAAGAGATACGAAGCGTGTCCTTGCTGTTGGGGAAGAAGCGCGTCGTATGGTGGGGCGTACTCCAGGTAACATTGTTGCCATTAGACCGCTGCGTGACGGCGTTATTGCGGACTTCGAGATTACAGAAGCGATGCTCAGACATTTCATTAATCGTGTGGGTGCAAGAAGCTGGTACAGCCACCCTCGAATTCTGATCTGTGCACCAACGAACATTACTTCCGTGGAGCAGAAGGCCATCCGTGAGGCGGCAGAACGCAGTGGTGCCAAAGAAGTGTTTCTGGAAGAAGAGCCGAAAGCGGCAGCGATCGGTGCGGGAATGGATATTTTTCAGCCGAGCGGCAATATGGTCGTGGATATCGGCGGCGGTACGACTGACGTTGCAGTCCTTTCTATGGGCGACGTGGTCACCGCCTCTTCTATTAAAGTCGCAGGGGACAAGTTCGACGAAGCCATTATCAAGTTTATCAAAGCCAAGTACAAGCTCATGATCGGTGAACGGACCGCTGAAGACATCAAAATTGCGATTGGTACCGTACATCCGGGTGGACATCAAACAGAGATGGACATTCGCGGACGCGATATGGTATCCGGCCTGCCTGTTACCGTAACGATATCGGGAAATGAAGTACAGGAAGCGCTTTGGGATTCCGTACAATCCATCATCGTGGCAGCCAAATCGGTATTGGAACGTACACCGCCTGAATTGTCAGCGGACATTATCGACCGTGGTGTTGTATTGACTGGCGGAGGTGCATTGCTGAACGGACTGGACGAGCTTTTGTCCAATGAATTGCATGTACCGGTATGGGTTGCGGAAGATCCAATGCACTGTGTCGTGAAGGGGACAGGCATAATGCTTAATAATTTGGATCAGGTGGTTAAGAAAAAGTTCTAA
- the spoIIID gene encoding sporulation transcriptional regulator SpoIIID encodes MHDYIKERTIKIGRCIVETRNTVRTIAKEFGVSKSTVHKDLTERLPEINPDLADQVKHILEYHKSIRHLRGGEATKIKYKKTSGKKREVLASAKS; translated from the coding sequence GTGCACGATTACATCAAGGAACGGACCATCAAAATTGGTCGCTGCATTGTTGAGACGAGGAATACGGTCCGTACCATAGCCAAAGAATTCGGCGTGTCAAAGAGTACTGTGCATAAGGATCTGACGGAGCGTCTGCCAGAAATCAACCCTGATCTTGCTGACCAGGTGAAACACATTTTGGAGTATCACAAGTCCATCCGCCATTTGCGGGGCGGTGAAGCGACCAAAATTAAATACAAAAAAACGAGTGGCAAGAAACGTGAGGTGTTGGCTTCCGCCAAATCGTAA
- a CDS encoding M23 family metallopeptidase — translation MNEQNKKTNQEETPKTTQGVPASQPSSWKRAMSKRWVFPAAYIAAAGIILTLVWVYQGTGDKTLNSDPASGVVETGASAGTEGTVGGEEESVEVVAKSENFVWPVAVPSEISVVKPFYDSEASTEEHEAAMVQYNDTFIPNTGVDLARGDNKTFEVKAALAGKVTRVEQNPLTGQVVEITHSDNLKTVYQSLADVKVKQDDEVKQGDAIASAGVNELGKTLGNHLHFEVYEDGQPVNPQGYLPEK, via the coding sequence ATGAATGAACAAAACAAAAAAACAAACCAAGAAGAAACTCCTAAAACAACTCAAGGAGTACCGGCTAGCCAGCCCTCTTCATGGAAAAGAGCAATGTCCAAACGCTGGGTCTTCCCGGCAGCCTACATCGCAGCAGCAGGCATTATACTAACCTTAGTGTGGGTCTATCAGGGCACAGGCGACAAAACGCTAAACTCGGACCCTGCTAGCGGGGTAGTAGAAACAGGTGCATCGGCGGGTACAGAAGGAACAGTAGGCGGAGAAGAAGAAAGTGTGGAAGTTGTTGCAAAGTCGGAGAATTTTGTATGGCCGGTAGCGGTACCGTCCGAAATTTCGGTAGTGAAACCTTTCTATGATAGCGAAGCTTCAACCGAGGAACATGAAGCGGCAATGGTGCAGTACAATGATACATTCATCCCGAACACGGGTGTGGATCTGGCACGTGGGGATAACAAAACGTTTGAAGTCAAAGCAGCGCTTGCCGGTAAAGTTACCCGGGTTGAGCAAAATCCGCTCACAGGTCAAGTTGTGGAAATCACACACAGCGATAACCTGAAGACGGTATACCAAAGCTTGGCAGACGTCAAAGTGAAACAGGACGACGAAGTGAAACAGGGAGATGCGATTGCATCCGCTGGCGTGAATGAATTGGGTAAAACGCTTGGCAATCACCTTCACTTTGAAGTGTACGAAGACGGACAGCCAGTTAACCCGCAAGGATATCTTCCGGAAAAATAA
- the spoIID gene encoding stage II sporulation protein D, translated as MKEARVQVKVPLVPRPGMQEPEGNTVSGVEKDKPAPSNPRTVPSQPARLSNPGRVSTDELNRQTTEHIHIPVIELDQFRRVKRRRMRTFGRKPRWGRNTTRWQPAAAVSALLAMALLIPVILVWPRTSESPKPIPAPTDSSSSRTRAPAPAVPVTYPEPKVRVYLSATGTTMNLPLEDYVTGVVAAEMPAEFRLEALKAQAIAARTFIVRRLAASDTSGVPSGAADVTDTVSHQVFIPPDQVKADWTRLGKAKEWEKLQQAVRESRDTVMTYQGKAITASFFSTSNGYTENAEDVWGNAVPYLQSVDSPWDKNLAPGFKQTVTMKRNDILQKLNLDAIPVTAQKGGSWMEVLSTTKGHRIKEMQIAGETFSGPEVRKLLGLRSSQFSWKTTGDEIQITTYGYGHGVGMSQWGANGMAQEGHTATQILKHYYTGISFGQASKMLASK; from the coding sequence ATGAAAGAAGCTCGTGTACAGGTAAAGGTACCCCTTGTCCCTCGTCCAGGTATGCAAGAGCCGGAGGGAAATACCGTTTCTGGAGTGGAAAAAGACAAGCCTGCACCATCGAACCCGAGGACTGTTCCATCACAGCCTGCAAGATTATCCAATCCAGGACGGGTGTCGACTGATGAGCTGAACCGACAGACAACCGAGCACATTCATATACCTGTTATTGAGCTGGACCAGTTCCGCCGTGTGAAGCGTCGCCGAATGCGGACATTTGGACGAAAACCCCGATGGGGACGCAATACGACGCGATGGCAACCTGCTGCCGCTGTATCTGCCTTATTGGCAATGGCGCTGCTGATTCCGGTAATTCTGGTGTGGCCACGGACAAGTGAATCACCAAAGCCGATCCCTGCTCCAACAGATTCAAGCAGTTCAAGAACCCGAGCTCCTGCGCCAGCCGTTCCTGTTACCTACCCTGAACCTAAAGTACGCGTATACCTGTCTGCAACGGGCACAACGATGAATCTGCCACTGGAAGACTATGTTACCGGGGTGGTGGCAGCTGAGATGCCTGCGGAATTCAGACTGGAGGCGTTAAAGGCGCAGGCAATAGCAGCTCGTACATTTATCGTGCGTAGGTTAGCTGCGAGTGATACAAGTGGTGTTCCATCGGGTGCGGCGGATGTGACGGATACGGTCAGCCATCAGGTGTTTATTCCGCCTGATCAGGTGAAAGCGGATTGGACGCGTCTAGGGAAGGCAAAGGAATGGGAGAAGCTGCAACAGGCTGTACGCGAAAGTCGAGATACAGTGATGACATATCAGGGCAAGGCAATCACCGCATCTTTTTTTTCCACAAGTAATGGGTATACCGAGAATGCTGAGGATGTATGGGGGAACGCCGTGCCGTATCTGCAAAGTGTAGACAGTCCGTGGGACAAAAACCTGGCACCAGGATTCAAGCAGACCGTCACCATGAAGCGTAATGATATTCTGCAGAAGTTAAACTTGGATGCTATTCCGGTTACCGCCCAGAAGGGTGGATCGTGGATGGAAGTATTGTCTACAACCAAAGGACATCGGATTAAGGAAATGCAGATCGCAGGTGAGACATTCAGCGGACCCGAAGTTCGTAAACTGCTTGGATTAAGATCCAGCCAGTTCAGTTGGAAGACCACAGGTGACGAAATCCAGATTACAACGTACGGTTACGGTCATGGGGTTGGCATGAGCCAATGGGGAGCAAACGGCATGGCGCAGGAGGGACACACGGCCACCCAAATTCTCAAACACTACTATACCGGCATTTCATTCGGACAGGCATCCAAGATGCTTGCATCGAAGTAG